The following coding sequences are from one Frigoribacterium sp. Leaf415 window:
- a CDS encoding DEAD/DEAH box helicase, translated as MSTANASDPAGGEQHLDGTSSDPLDVGVSAGNSAAEHLSPAFPERAAWGTASKLRAWQAEALELYFSTMPRDFLAAATPGAGKTTFALRLATELLSRGEVDRVVVVAPTEHLKRQWADAADRVNLRLDPMFKNADGTFGRHYHGIAVTYAQVGMKPEVHKAITTAGRTLVILDEVHHGGDALSWGDGIREAYTGATRRLSLTGTPFRSDTAPIPFVQYAPDEHGIRTSRADYSYGYGRALADGVVRPVLFMAYAGQMRWRTRMGDEMSASLGEAVTKDITAQAWRTALSPQGDWIPAVLSAADKRLTEVRRGVPDAGGLVIATDHTAARQYAAVLQKLTGERPTVVLSDEKAASDRIQAFSDGDSRWMVAVRMVSEGVDVPRLAVGVYATSASTPLFFAQVVGRFVRARRRGETASIFLPSVPSLMALANQLELQRDHALDRPTDSDDGLFAPEEDMMAAANRDEKASSLLEQQPFEALDSQASFDRVLYDGGEFGTGGEIGSLEELDFIGIPGLLEPDQVRDLLRQRQATQARRAPKTGLPTTAPVDEARPLYQTIKEQRQELSRLVSIWSRHSNEPHGLIHADLRRISGGPSVAQASTEQIQKRIDVLRGRLGQRA; from the coding sequence GTGAGCACCGCCAACGCATCCGACCCCGCCGGGGGTGAGCAGCACCTCGACGGCACGTCGTCCGATCCGCTCGACGTCGGCGTCTCGGCAGGCAACTCGGCCGCCGAACACCTCTCGCCCGCGTTCCCCGAGCGGGCCGCCTGGGGCACCGCCAGCAAGTTGCGCGCCTGGCAGGCGGAGGCTCTCGAGCTCTACTTCTCGACGATGCCGAGGGACTTCCTCGCGGCGGCCACGCCGGGCGCCGGCAAGACGACCTTCGCCCTCCGCCTCGCCACCGAGCTCCTGTCCCGCGGCGAGGTCGACCGCGTGGTCGTCGTCGCCCCCACCGAGCACCTCAAGCGCCAGTGGGCGGACGCCGCCGACCGGGTCAACCTCCGCCTCGACCCGATGTTCAAGAACGCCGACGGCACCTTCGGGCGGCACTACCACGGCATCGCCGTCACCTACGCCCAGGTCGGCATGAAGCCCGAGGTGCACAAGGCCATCACGACGGCCGGACGCACCCTCGTGATCCTCGACGAGGTGCACCACGGCGGCGACGCGCTGAGCTGGGGCGACGGCATCCGCGAGGCCTACACCGGCGCGACCCGCCGCCTCTCGTTGACGGGCACCCCGTTCCGGTCCGACACGGCCCCGATCCCGTTCGTGCAGTACGCCCCCGACGAGCACGGCATCCGCACCTCGAGGGCCGACTACTCGTACGGCTACGGTCGCGCTCTCGCCGACGGCGTCGTGCGTCCCGTGCTCTTCATGGCGTACGCCGGGCAGATGCGCTGGCGCACCCGGATGGGCGACGAGATGAGCGCGTCCCTCGGCGAAGCCGTGACGAAGGACATCACGGCCCAGGCCTGGCGCACGGCGCTGTCACCCCAAGGCGACTGGATTCCGGCCGTCCTCTCGGCGGCCGACAAGCGCCTCACCGAGGTGCGCCGGGGCGTTCCCGACGCCGGGGGTCTCGTCATCGCCACCGACCACACCGCGGCCCGGCAGTACGCGGCCGTGCTGCAGAAGCTCACGGGCGAACGCCCGACCGTCGTGCTGAGCGACGAGAAGGCCGCCTCCGACCGCATCCAGGCCTTCTCCGACGGTGACAGCCGCTGGATGGTCGCCGTCCGCATGGTGTCCGAAGGCGTCGACGTCCCGCGCCTCGCCGTCGGCGTGTACGCCACCTCGGCCTCGACGCCGCTCTTCTTCGCCCAGGTGGTCGGCCGGTTCGTCCGGGCCCGGCGGCGGGGTGAGACCGCGTCGATCTTCCTGCCGAGCGTGCCCAGCCTGATGGCCCTGGCCAACCAGCTCGAGCTGCAACGCGACCACGCGCTCGACCGGCCCACCGACTCCGACGACGGCTTGTTCGCGCCCGAAGAAGACATGATGGCCGCGGCCAACCGTGACGAGAAGGCGTCGAGCCTGCTCGAGCAGCAACCGTTCGAGGCCCTCGACTCGCAGGCCTCGTTCGACCGGGTGCTCTACGACGGCGGCGAGTTCGGCACCGGAGGCGAGATCGGCAGCCTCGAAGAACTCGACTTCATCGGCATCCCCGGTCTGCTCGAGCCCGACCAGGTACGTGACCTGCTGCGACAGCGCCAGGCCACCCAGGCCCGACGCGCTCCCAAGACCGGGCTGCCCACGACGGCTCCGGTCGACGAGGCCCGGCCGCTGTACCAGACCATCAAAGAGCAGCGCCAGG